Proteins found in one Homalodisca vitripennis isolate AUS2020 chromosome 4, UT_GWSS_2.1, whole genome shotgun sequence genomic segment:
- the LOC124360697 gene encoding dephospho-CoA kinase-like — MDLPLLFETGSMIEYLYKIIVVTCEEDIQLVRVIERGNLTETRAKKRIGAQMGLDLKCSKAHYVIENSGSIEDTRDQVTKVVAALKSSNHHWKLRLIAGLFCSGVVSLLIWLGTKFYQNRIMS; from the exons ATGGACCTTCCGTTATTATTTGAAACAGGCAGTATGATTGagtatctttataaaataattgtagttacctg CGAAGAAGATATCCAACTTGTAAGGGTTATAGAGAGAGGAAATCTGACTGAAACTCGTGCCAAGAAAAGAATTGGTGCTCAGATGGGattagatttaaaatgttcaaaagccCACTACGTAATAGAAAATTCAGGGAGTATAGAAGACACAAGGGACCAAGTAACAAAGGTAGTGGCAGCTCTCAAGAGCAGCAACCATCACTGGAAGCTAAGATTGATTGCTGGACTGTTCTGCTCAGGTGTTGTGTCTTTGTTAATCTGGCTTGGCACAAAATTCTATCAGAATAGAATAATGTCATAA